The following coding sequences lie in one Erwinia amylovora genomic window:
- a CDS encoding neutral zinc metallopeptidase produces MRWQGRRESDNVEDRRDQSGTVGGGRIRIPRGKGGIVLLIVVIVAGYYGYDLSPLLGGGTSSVSPPTRQQWQQTSAKEGEAAQFTRTIFAMTEDTWQQLFQKMGKTWYAPVLVMYRNQTSTACGSGQSAMGPFYCPADSKVYIDLSFYDEMKSKLGAGGEFAQGYVIAHEVGHHVQHLLGIDRKVRQMQQGANQAQANQLSVKMELQADCFAGVWGYYMQQEKVLETGDLESALNAAEAIGDDRLQQRSQGRVVPDSFTHGTSQQRYSWFKKGFDGGNPAQCNTFAN; encoded by the coding sequence ATGCGTTGGCAAGGACGTCGCGAAAGCGACAATGTGGAAGACCGTCGTGATCAATCGGGCACCGTTGGCGGTGGGCGCATACGCATTCCCCGTGGTAAAGGCGGCATCGTTCTGCTGATTGTGGTGATAGTGGCTGGTTACTACGGCTACGATCTCAGTCCATTATTAGGCGGCGGCACTTCATCCGTTTCACCGCCCACCCGGCAGCAATGGCAGCAAACTTCAGCGAAAGAGGGCGAAGCCGCGCAGTTCACCCGCACCATTTTTGCCATGACCGAAGATACCTGGCAGCAGCTGTTCCAGAAAATGGGCAAGACCTGGTACGCACCTGTTCTGGTGATGTACCGTAACCAGACGTCAACGGCGTGCGGCAGCGGACAGTCGGCAATGGGGCCATTCTACTGCCCGGCAGACAGCAAGGTTTATATCGATCTTTCGTTTTATGACGAGATGAAAAGCAAACTGGGTGCCGGAGGCGAATTCGCTCAGGGCTATGTTATCGCGCATGAGGTGGGTCACCATGTGCAGCACCTGCTGGGGATCGATCGGAAAGTGCGTCAGATGCAGCAGGGGGCAAACCAGGCCCAGGCGAATCAGCTGTCGGTGAAGATGGAACTTCAGGCGGACTGCTTTGCCGGCGTCTGGGGCTACTATATGCAGCAGGAGAAAGTGCTGGAAACCGGCGATCTGGAATCAGCACTTAACGCCGCCGAGGCGATTGGTGACGATCGCCTGCAGCAGCGTAGCCAGGGGCGCGTGGTGCCGGACAGCTTTACTCACGGCACCTCACAGCAGCGCTATAGCTGGTTCAAAAAAGGGTTCGACGGCGGTAATCCCGCTCAATGCAATACCTTTGCTAATTAA
- the purC gene encoding phosphoribosylaminoimidazolesuccinocarboxamide synthase has protein sequence MQKKAELYRGKAKTVYSTENPDLLVLEFRNDTSALDGERIEQFDRKGMINNKFNHFIMTKLQEAGIPTQMEALLSDNEALVKNLDMVPVECVIRNRAAGSLVKRLGVEEGMILNPPLFDLFLKDDAKHDPMVNESYCETFGWVSKANLARMQELTFQANDVLSKLFADAGLILVDFKLEFGLFKGEVVLGDEFSPDGARLWDKDTLNKMDKDRYRQSLGGLIEAYEEVANRLGVKLD, from the coding sequence ATGCAAAAAAAAGCTGAGTTGTATCGCGGCAAAGCGAAAACCGTTTACAGCACCGAAAACCCGGATCTGTTGGTACTCGAATTCCGTAACGATACGTCAGCGCTGGACGGTGAGCGTATCGAGCAGTTTGATCGTAAAGGAATGATTAACAACAAGTTCAATCATTTCATTATGACTAAACTGCAGGAAGCCGGGATCCCAACACAGATGGAGGCCCTGCTTTCTGATAACGAAGCGCTGGTAAAAAATCTGGATATGGTGCCCGTAGAATGCGTAATACGTAATCGTGCTGCGGGATCCCTGGTGAAGCGTCTGGGCGTGGAAGAGGGCATGATCCTCAATCCTCCGCTGTTTGATCTGTTCCTGAAAGATGATGCTAAACACGATCCGATGGTCAACGAATCCTATTGCGAGACGTTCGGCTGGGTCAGCAAAGCAAATCTGGCACGTATGCAGGAGCTGACTTTCCAGGCGAATGACGTCCTGAGCAAGCTGTTTGCCGATGCAGGCCTGATCCTGGTGGACTTCAAACTTGAGTTCGGCCTGTTTAAAGGCGAAGTGGTGCTGGGCGATGAGTTCTCACCGGATGGTGCGCGCCTGTGGGATAAAGACACCCTGAATAAGATGGACAAAGATCGTTATCGTCAGAGCCTTGGTGGGCTGATTGAAGCCTATGAAGAGGTGGCCAACCGGTTGGGCGTGAAGCTGGACTAA
- the bamC gene encoding outer membrane protein assembly factor BamC — MVYSVQKSTVAKVVGLSLVMLLAACSNDQRYKRQVSGDESYLQAADLSDLQAPAGMTLPIQNGDFDIPSVNANGQVGKQLDIRPPAQTLALMNGTRSQFAANSGILLIDSQSGSIWPQVVDVVQTAKFPVADRQDARQTLTTDWVQWNRADEDNQYRGRYQLSVQQQGGQQALMVKLLELQQQDKEVNSPVQIQRYTAQMLNEISAGLDKIETRREDAAASRSPTQIDVQSGADDTGLPDLILRAPFNVVWQRLPATLKRIGMEVKDDNRSQGSLNVTYSAPGSSTFDELGAKDPQLKNGDYKLQVGDLDNRSSLQFLDPKGHPLTQSQNDALVAVFQAAFSK, encoded by the coding sequence ATGGTTTACTCAGTACAAAAGTCCACGGTAGCGAAAGTGGTGGGACTGTCTTTGGTGATGCTGCTTGCGGCCTGTTCCAACGACCAGCGCTATAAGCGTCAGGTGAGCGGTGACGAATCCTACCTGCAGGCAGCCGATCTTAGCGATCTGCAGGCGCCCGCTGGTATGACACTGCCGATACAAAATGGCGATTTTGATATTCCGTCGGTTAACGCAAATGGACAGGTGGGCAAGCAGCTTGATATCCGTCCACCGGCTCAGACGCTGGCGCTGATGAACGGTACCCGCAGTCAGTTTGCCGCTAACAGCGGTATTCTGCTGATTGACAGCCAAAGCGGTTCAATCTGGCCTCAGGTGGTGGACGTGGTTCAGACGGCTAAGTTCCCCGTCGCCGATCGTCAGGATGCGCGCCAAACCCTGACCACCGACTGGGTGCAGTGGAACCGTGCGGACGAAGACAATCAGTATCGTGGCCGCTACCAGCTTAGCGTTCAGCAGCAGGGCGGTCAGCAAGCGCTGATGGTGAAACTGCTTGAACTGCAACAGCAGGATAAAGAGGTCAACTCGCCGGTGCAGATCCAGCGTTACACCGCGCAGATGCTTAACGAAATTAGCGCCGGCCTCGACAAAATCGAAACCCGGCGCGAAGATGCCGCAGCCAGCCGTAGCCCAACGCAGATCGATGTGCAAAGCGGTGCTGATGATACCGGCTTGCCTGATCTGATCCTACGTGCGCCGTTCAATGTTGTCTGGCAACGTCTGCCGGCCACGCTGAAGCGTATTGGGATGGAAGTCAAAGATGACAACCGTTCACAGGGTAGTCTGAACGTGACCTATAGCGCACCGGGCAGCAGCACCTTCGATGAGCTGGGTGCTAAAGATCCGCAGCTGAAAAATGGTGACTACAAACTTCAGGTCGGCGATCTGGATAACCGTAGCAGCCTGCAGTTCCTCGATCCGAAAGGTCATCCGTTAACCCAGTCGCAAAATGATGCGCTGGTCGCGGTGTTCCAGGCCGCATTCAGCAAGTAA
- the dapA gene encoding 4-hydroxy-tetrahydrodipicolinate synthase codes for MFTGSIVALVTPMDDKGNVCRASLKKLIDYHVASGTAAIVSVGTTGESATLSHDEHGDVVLLTLELADGRIPVIAGTGANATAEGVCLTKRFENSGVVGCLTVTPYYNRPTQEGLYQHFKIIAESTELPQMLYNVPSRTGIDLLPETVGRLAKIKNIIGIKEATGNLSRVSQIQQQVNDDFVLVSGDDATALDFMQLGGHGVISVTANIAAREMAELCSLAQQGKFAQARHLNQRLMHLHQKLFVEPNPIPVKWAAKRLGLIATDTLRLPMTPLTDDGCSVVEQALKDAGPLQI; via the coding sequence ATGTTCACGGGAAGTATTGTTGCGCTCGTTACACCGATGGATGACAAAGGAAATGTCTGCCGTGCGAGCCTGAAAAAACTGATTGATTACCATGTTGCCAGCGGAACTGCGGCAATTGTTTCTGTAGGAACGACCGGCGAGTCAGCTACTCTGAGCCACGATGAACACGGTGATGTGGTTCTGTTAACGTTGGAACTGGCCGATGGTCGCATTCCGGTGATTGCCGGCACCGGTGCTAATGCCACCGCTGAAGGCGTCTGCCTGACCAAACGTTTTGAAAATTCAGGCGTTGTTGGTTGCCTGACCGTCACCCCTTATTACAACCGTCCTACTCAGGAGGGGTTGTATCAGCACTTCAAAATCATCGCGGAAAGCACCGAACTGCCACAAATGTTATACAACGTTCCCTCGCGTACCGGCATCGATTTACTGCCGGAAACCGTTGGACGTCTGGCGAAAATAAAAAATATTATCGGAATCAAAGAGGCGACCGGGAACTTATCACGGGTTAGTCAGATCCAACAGCAGGTTAATGATGACTTTGTGCTGGTCAGCGGCGATGACGCTACCGCACTGGACTTCATGCAGCTGGGGGGGCATGGCGTGATCTCGGTGACGGCAAATATCGCCGCCCGCGAAATGGCCGAACTCTGCTCTCTGGCTCAGCAGGGCAAATTTGCGCAGGCACGCCACCTGAACCAGCGCCTGATGCATCTGCATCAAAAACTGTTTGTCGAACCCAATCCTATCCCGGTGAAATGGGCCGCGAAACGATTAGGATTAATAGCAACTGATACGCTGCGTCTGCCGATGACGCCGCTGACCGATGATGGTTGTTCGGTTGTTGAGCAGGCACTGAAAGACGCTGGCCCGCTTCAAATTTAG
- a CDS encoding glycine cleavage system transcriptional repressor, whose protein sequence is MPHSSQHYLVITALGVDRPGIVNTITRHVSSCGCNIEDSRLAMLGEEFSFIMLLSGSWNAITLIESTLPLKGAELELLIVMKRTRASLPPPMPATVWVQVEVTDSPHIVERFTDLFDSHQMNIAELVSRTQSAHENQPPLLYIQITAHSPASQDASFIEQAFKRLCTELQAQGTIKAVSHHGA, encoded by the coding sequence TTGCCGCATTCATCGCAACACTATCTGGTTATTACCGCGCTTGGGGTTGACCGCCCCGGGATTGTCAATACGATTACTCGCCATGTCAGCAGCTGCGGGTGCAATATTGAAGATAGCCGTCTTGCTATGCTTGGCGAAGAGTTTAGCTTTATTATGCTGCTGTCCGGCAGCTGGAACGCGATAACGCTGATCGAGTCCACGCTACCGTTAAAGGGCGCTGAGCTGGAGCTGTTGATCGTGATGAAGCGGACCCGCGCCAGCCTGCCGCCACCGATGCCCGCCACGGTTTGGGTGCAGGTTGAAGTGACTGACTCGCCGCATATCGTTGAGCGTTTTACCGATCTGTTTGATTCACATCAGATGAATATTGCGGAGCTGGTCTCACGCACGCAGTCGGCACATGAAAATCAGCCGCCGTTACTCTATATTCAGATAACCGCACACAGCCCGGCCAGCCAGGATGCCTCATTTATTGAACAAGCGTTCAAACGTTTGTGTACAGAACTTCAGGCGCAAGGCACTATTAAAGCCGTTTCTCACCACGGTGCCTGA
- the bcp gene encoding thioredoxin-dependent thiol peroxidase: protein MNPLKAGDTAPKFSLPDQDGEQINLTDFQGQRVLVYFYPKAMTPGCTVQACGLRDSMDELKQAGVEVLGISTDKPEKLSRFVEKELLNFTLLSDEDHQVSDQFGIWGEKTFMGKTYDGIHRISFLIDTDGKVEKVFDNFKTSNHHDIVIDYLKTA from the coding sequence ATGAATCCACTGAAAGCCGGTGATACAGCACCGAAATTTAGTTTGCCCGATCAGGATGGTGAACAAATAAATTTGACCGACTTCCAGGGACAGCGCGTTCTGGTCTATTTTTACCCGAAAGCCATGACGCCAGGCTGCACCGTGCAGGCCTGCGGTCTGCGCGATAGTATGGATGAGCTAAAACAAGCCGGCGTTGAAGTACTGGGTATCAGCACCGATAAACCGGAAAAGCTGTCGCGCTTCGTCGAAAAAGAGCTGCTGAACTTCACCTTACTGTCAGATGAAGACCACCAGGTCAGTGACCAGTTTGGCATCTGGGGAGAAAAAACCTTTATGGGCAAGACCTATGACGGCATCCACCGTATCAGCTTCTTGATTGATACCGATGGCAAGGTCGAGAAAGTCTTCGATAACTTCAAAACCAGCAATCACCACGATATCGTTATCGACTACCTGAAAACTGCGTAA